A genomic stretch from Microtus pennsylvanicus isolate mMicPen1 chromosome 11, mMicPen1.hap1, whole genome shotgun sequence includes:
- the Gjc1 gene encoding gap junction gamma-1 protein, producing MSWSFLTRLLEEIHNHSTFVGKIWLTVLIVFRIVLTAVGGESIYYDEQSKFVCNTEQPGCENVCYDAFAPLSHVRFWVFQIILVATPSVMYLGYAIHKIAKMEHGEADKKAARSKPYAMRWKQHRALEETEEDHEEDPMMYPEMELESEKENKEQSQPKPKHDGRRRIREDGLMKIYVLQLLARTVFEVGFLIGQYFLYGFQVHPFYVCSRLPCPHKIDCFISRPTEKTIFLLIMYGVTGLCLLLNIWEMLHLGFGTIRDSLNSKRRELDDPGAYNYPFTWNTPSAPPGYNIAVKPDQIQYTELSNAKIAYKQNKANIAQEQQYGSHEEHLPADLETLQREIRMAQERLDLAIQAYHHQNNPHGPREKKAKVGSKSGSNKSSISSKSGDGKTSVWI from the coding sequence ATGAGTTGGAGCTTCCTGACTCGCCTGCTAGAGGAGATCCACAACCATTCAACGTTTGTTGGGAAGATCTGGCTCACTGTGCTCATTGTCTTCCGAATTGTCCTAACTGCAGTGGGAGGAGAGTCCATCTACTATGATGAGCAAAGCAAATTTGTGTGCAACACAGAGCAGCCAGGCTGTGAGAACGTCTGCTATGACGCCTTCGCACCGCTCTCCCACGTGCGCTTCTGGGTGTTCCAGATCATCCTGGTGGCAACTCCCTCTGTGATGTACCTGGGGTATGCCATTCATAAGATTGCCAAGATGGAGCATGGAGAAGCAGACAAGAAGGCAGCTCGGAGCAAACCCTATGCCATGCGTTGGAAACAGCACCGGGCtctggaagagacagaggaagaccaCGAAGAGGATCCTATGATGTACCCAGAAATGGAGTTAGAAAgcgaaaaagaaaataaagagcagaGCCAGCCAAAACCTAAGCATGATGGACGGCGACGGATCCGGGAGGATGGGCTCATGAAAATCTACGTGCTGCAGCTGCTGGCTAGGACTGTGTTTGAGGTGGGCTTTCTAATAGGACAGTACTTCCTGTATGGTTTTCAAGTCCACCCATTTTATGTGTGCAGCAGACTTCCTTGTCCTCATAAGATAGACTGCTTTATTTCTAGACCCACTGAAAAGACCATCTTCCTCCTGATAATGTATGGTGTCACAGGCCTTTGCCTATTGCTTAACATTTGGGAGATGCTTCATTTAGGATTTGGGACCATTCGAGACTCACTAAACAGTAAAAGGAGGGAGCTTGACGACCCGGGTGCTTATAATTATCCTTTCACTTGGAATACACCATCTGCTCCCCCTGGCTATAACATTGCTGTCAAACCAGATCAAATCCAATACACCGAGTTGTCCAATGCTAAGATTGCCTACAAGCAAAACAAAGCCAATATCGCCCAGGAGCAGCAGTACGGCAGCCATGAGGAGCACCTCCCAGCTGATCTGGAGACTCTGCAGCGGGAGATCAGGATGGCTCAGGAACGCTTGGATCTCGCAATCCAGGCCTACCATCACCAAAACAACCCCCATGGTCCTCGGGAAAAGAAGGCCAAAGTGGGGTCCAAATCTGGGTCCAACAAAAGCAGTATTAGTAGCAAATCAGGGGATGGAAAGACCTCCGTCTGGATTTAA